GGTAGGTACCCCGTGGCCCAGAACGGTTCAGCGGCACAGCCCGGTTCGACGCAGCCCGCCCTCAGCTCGCCCGGATCCCACGGGCTGACCCTCGGCGACTCGGTGTACGAGCGTCTTCTGCAGGAACGGATCATCTTCCTGGGTTCCCAGGTCGACGACGACATCTCCAACCGCCTCTGCGCGCAGATCCTCCTGCTCGCTGCGGAGGACCCCACCCGCGACATCGCCATGTACATCAACTCGCCCGGCGGCTCCGTGACGGCCGGGATGGCGATCTACGACACGATGCAGTTCGTCGAGTGCGACGTGGCGACGTACGGCATGGGCCTGGCGGCCTCCATGGGTCAGTTCCTGCTGACCGCCGGCACCAAGGGCAAGCGCTACGCGCTGCCGCACGCGAAGATCATGATGCACCAGCCCTCGGCCGGCGTCGGTGGCTCCGCCGCCGACATCGCCATCCAGGCCGAGCAGTACGCCGCCAC
This Dietzia psychralcaliphila DNA region includes the following protein-coding sequences:
- a CDS encoding ATP-dependent Clp protease proteolytic subunit, producing the protein MAQNGSAAQPGSTQPALSSPGSHGLTLGDSVYERLLQERIIFLGSQVDDDISNRLCAQILLLAAEDPTRDIAMYINSPGGSVTAGMAIYDTMQFVECDVATYGMGLAASMGQFLLTAGTKGKRYALPHAKIMMHQPSAGVGGSAADIAIQAEQYAATKREMAELIAQHTGQSFEQVTEDSDRDRWFTAEAAKEYGFVDHVIARASQTGGTSPS